The Trichomycterus rosablanca isolate fTriRos1 chromosome 20, fTriRos1.hap1, whole genome shotgun sequence genomic interval GAGAAATGAAAAGGTCAGGAAGAGCTATGTGCACCTTTATATCCTTTATCTTATTGACTTTTGATTGTCTGTGAACCATCAATCTAACTGAAAAGTCTTATGCAAAACTAGATTTATTCAGCCAGGGTATCTATCCACTTTCACTGGGTTAAAGGTCACAGTGACATGTTTCCTTCCTTTTGTGGTAGGTTTAGTGTCCCAGATTTTAGTGTTTAAGTGTGGTGCATGGCAGCTCTATTATTGcaacatcttttttttaattacattgaAGTGAGCATGAAAATAAGCCTTTTTCCTTTAGTTTGTGGTGAGCTTGTAGAACTACTTATGAGTGATGAAATGCCTGGAAATTTCATTTCTCACCACCACACTGACTGCTCCCAGGCTCTTTCACTTTTTGACCAAAATACCAAGCACATGTGACAGTAACTCACCAAAGTCCCTTAAGAATTTACAGCATGTGcctaacacacattcacattgcACTGTAATACTGTTTTCTTCAATGGTAACCTAGCCACACCttgtacaaacacaaaattcacATTACTTCTATCTTCTATCTCTCATCCACCCTTTGCCCTCCCTCACACCATCTGGTGTTTGTATTACATATGCTGCTGATTTTGCAATATGGTGGTCTGTGTAGTGGTTGTATTAACAATGAGAAATCTATGCTCTTCCAAAAACAGAGGCAGACATGGATGTAcccttaatttattttacagttaAGTAAACAGTACTTTATTGGTGCTATGACATGAACTACTGAAAAGCAGTGTTTGTTAGCATGGCGTGCAATAaatttattgaggaaaaaaatatgtttattgTGCATTGTGAACTTCACAAAGTTAATGCACAGAGACGTAAAGAGAATGAAActactttttttacattttaagaaaaaagaacaatccGTTTCCTAACTTCCTAGGAAGTTCCTTCACTGAAAGCACAAAAATATGTTGCCTGGATGTTGCATACTATAGaagaatttttaaataattgttgaTTATGGCTGTCATTACTAATACCACTGCAGGGACCATCTAAAATGTTCACACCTAATTTTCCATGATTTaaaaaacactcaaaataaATTAAGGGACCTTTTAACCTTTGTTTTGGGGGTATTATTTTAGATTAATAGAACTGCCATTTTACCTGTCGGTGTACACTTATGTTTTTGAAGATTACTTAATTAAAAACTAATATTTCTTAgtcaaaaaaagtatttagacctttTGCCACTGCATTCCAAatttttattgctttaataaggCTTGAGATGTATCCAGAACTTATTTGGCGTTCTCCTGCTGCAATTTGAATTAATTGGACATACTGTAGTTTGGAAAGGCACCTACCTGGGTCTATaagggcccacaatttacactgcattgtcagaacAGAAAGACAAGCCATGAAGTCAAGTACTGTGGTTTGTTAGAACGTTAAAAATGATTTAGTTTCAGCAAAGAACATATTGTTTCATTTGTACTAATTCATTATACAAAAAACAGTCTTGCCTTGTGTTTACACTACAGCCAAAGCCGCTGACAACTCTATGTCAAAGCAACAGACGACTATTCATAAAACACTTTTAGAAATTGTAACAAAATTGTTGAGCAGCGTTATACACTAATCATCTAACAACTGTCTGCTTCTTTAGCACAACATTGTTACAACCAtaatattcattattaatttggtgACCTGTGATGTTTTACTATTTGTTAGACGAGGCAGAAGCAGAGTAAAAGTACAATTTTGTTTTAGTCTCACAAATACTATTTAGTCTCACAATAGTATTTCAAAAGGTTCTATtacaggttttaaataaatgtatcagAACATAAGGCATGTTACTACCCACCCTTAATCACCATGTCTGTATTATCTAGCTTAAACTCACCTCATTTATATTGTGATGTTAACTTGTAGCTTATTTACTTATAACTTCTTAATAGAAGAAACAGCATTGTTTCAAATTATGCCATTTAATGTATTCAATGGTAAAGATCTTGGCTTCTTGGCTTTcgtacttgttgctgataacagtctggatggtcctttttgccTTTGGTCTGAAAAACACGGCATAAATTTCTTACAGATTAATCTGAATTGTACACATTTTCACTAAGTGATGGTCCATCACAGATGCCTGTAAGACCAAATAATTTGACACTGAATCTGAACAGAGTTAATATAAGGTGGTTTTGTTATTTAAGTGGcgtttgtgaatgtaactcctCAACTGTAgtacttgacaaaggtttgccaaagtaatcccctgctcatgtggttatatcagctatttacattacatatttctTGATGCACTGCTGTCTGAGGAATGCACTTtgacgcactgaaattcctccagattgcTTGAACCATGTAACATTATGCACTgtggagggagaaatatgcaagtCCCATTCTTTGAGagatgtttttattaaatatttcaataattaTCTCATGCATTCTGTTATCTTTACTTATCAAAGACTCCTTTCGTGGATGCTACTTTTTTCCCCAAATCATGAATACAATCACCTGTAGAtgtcacctgtttgaaattacataagttttttggggggtttttttGGGCCATAAATTGCCCTTGTCTTAACTTTTCTTGAAgacaggcctaaaatgcaggaatagatgtatattaacaaagaaAACGAAGTTAACCAAAGAAAACATATCTTAAGTTCATACGTCTGCAATaacataaaagtcaaagtaaatgtaagaaacactgctttttaatttgcattttctatattgtcccagcttttttgatttggggttgtacatttagCACCTTAAAGTGAGAAATTTGCATGTTTAAGATGGTAAACCTGTTCATGTACACTATCCTTTCAGCCATTTTCTGAGGCTGCCCTTAGCCTAGGTGGTTGTTTTCTCCAAGATTCTCCAAGCATTTTggtgtaaatttgtttttggtgcATGTTTGACACTAGAGCTGCTTTTATTATAGAGATGCTAATCATTTCTTGGGTGTTGGTAATTAACCCCACAGGGATAGTTCTTTGGAAATAAACACCTCTAAGAGATCTGTATTGTTTAACCTTACTTTCTGAATCTTTAAGAATAACTTTTGCGCTTCAATTCTGCCACTCGCCAAGGGTATTTAATTTGTGTCAGAATTAAATACTTATCAGCATAAAATGCAATCAACTCGCAGCAGTGCTACATTTTACTTTGTGCTGCTTTGCATGTgccaaaacaaaacactttACAATCATTTCAGTCCAAGCAGTTGCATTTCAAGCTGATTTGTATTCAGTTCTGACACTATTTCATTTAGTGCATTCAGTGTAACTTAGTGGGTGGGTTTTTTTTCAAAGCAAATTGTCATTAAGGCACAACATGCAATGCGattacaaacatttaaattgtAATCATTTCTTTAGATAGTTACAAGGAAAAGTAATCAGATAACAATGATTTATCCACTTCTTGCTGTGTTGTCCCAACACTGATTTCAGATATCACATATtaaatatttgaatatttaCTGAGGTGCTGgaacatacagtataaatgCAAGGTTTCCATCATAACAAACTAACGATGTTTCAGtcttaaacatactattttagaTTATAACTTTATTTGAATCATGATTGATCACATGCTTGGTTAAAAACGCTGATGCCACTGGCTGGAGAGCTATCCATGTGATATGTCCCTGTTTGTGGGACAGTTGTGCAGTgcttgcagccactgtttgtCTTGACTAAAATTTGTTAAAATTGGGACCTTGCTGACCACAGGACACAACTGTGTTGTGTGTTGCTTTGGACAGAGGTGTTTTTTGAGACTCTACTTTGTCATACTAAACTGAGTCCTCTAAGAGGTTTTTGTTTATACAGCATCTGTTACTTTGCATTTAAAGATGTGTGTGGCTAGTAAAGATGATATCAAAATTTGACAGTAGGACGTGATCGAAATCCATCTGAGGTCTGGTTCATTAAAAGAAAATGCAACGGCTTATTTTATTCCCACATGGTTTATTCTGCCTGTAATCACTTAATCAAAAAACGATTTAATTCATGCTTTTGTAACTAAAGGCACAGCACGCCATCTAGTGGATATTCTTCATAAGGAATGGAGAAGTTGCACTGCCAGTATGTGATTGTTACATAATAAACGCTTTGTGTGGCTGCTGTTTCTGTAAACAGACCATTTTAATACTTGTTATAAAATTTTGttactttaaaaatgtatatatagaaCAAGGTGCCAAGCAGTAATTATACACATCTCAATTGTAGATAAGTTATAAGAAAGGgaataaaaacataaagcagtgctgttgtaacacatgttaaatgtggttttgcattgtcatgTTATTCATACGTGCCATTCTATTCATATCCATGCCATGGGTACTAATGTACTCAATACCATGCCAGATTCAGTCTATTAAACTTTGGAATGGTCATTTTCTGTAAAGCAAAGAGCATGATGTTGATTGTTTATATAAATCTGAAAGGACACTGggcatttttcattttacaaGTTTGAAAAAGTAAAATGTCAAGATTGGTGAAGCTTATATATAAAACAGTTAATATGACACCCTCTGTACATGGTACATCCTTAACTTGCATTTGTTAGTGTATCGACAAACAGGTGTTTTGcttgtgtggtttttttttttctttgggggggggggggggggggtcttttTGTATCTTTTTCCAAGTATTTTATTAGTTTTCGGTTTGCTCTTTatgcacagacatttttccAGATTTTCTAAATCTTTTAATGAAGTACACTACAGAGGGTAAAATGCCTGAAACCTTTGCAATATCTATTCTAATGCATCTGTTGGCAAAGCAGCAACTCTTGATCCATCCTCCTGTCCTTGTACTGTTATTGTTTGAATACAAGTTAAAGTGAACAAATAACTAACAAATAACTGCTTTCTTATTTTTGTGATTGTATTTTAACATACTGTCTTGGAAAGTGCAGGTTTGTATAAATAATAGTTATATTCACATATAATAAAGCCTGATCAGGATTAATTCCACTTGATCACAGTGGCAGATCTCTTTGTTGATGACCAGTTAATGCTGCCTTTGTGCCTGGAGTATCAGCTGTTCCTCGTGACAGTAAGATAAAATTAAACTCAAAAGGCCTGATTTGTTTCATCCTTCATGTTTCTGCTGCAGACAGGCTAAAACATTATGGAGAAGAACGAAAGTAAAAGTTTACTGTTATATGTTGATCACTTTGAACAGTATAATGCCAGATTGAgaaaaaatgataaaattattacctAAAAAGCCTGCATGATTAGCATCCTGCACATGTGCAGGCAAACAataatattacataattaattcattcatacatttactCTTTTAAACATACCCAACTAATAAtgtactgtaaataaatccatAGTCATGCAAGCTTCAATTCACCACTGGCCTGCTCTGAAGTCGACACAATAAAGCACAAAGACTTAAATTCCTTGCTGATCAATTTGAAAAAGCAGAAGCAGGATGTTTTCTAGCAGATCAGCCTGTAAGTCTAtggagatgtaaagcttgcttgactgtggacagtgtcaacTGTGCTCCAGCTGCTTCTAAACCTAAACCATTTTTTCTGGCCAACTTTCATCTGAACGCTGAGAATTTGTGAGAAAATCACtatgtttttttgttataattttgctgataaagtaaaaaatcattGTGTATCTATAACAAACTCTTAACTTTGTGTTTGCAGGTGATCACTTGCTTTGGGATATCCGTGCTGACGTGCCGCTACGTGGGCTTTGCTGTGGTGGCCTTGCTTGTGGAGATCAACTCTATATTCCTCCACCTGAGACAGATGCTTCGTATGGCTAATATTTCCAAGAGCACGGCATACCGTGTGAACAGCATGATCAACCTCGGCACGTACGTGGTGTTCCGCATCAACACGCTGGCGTGGATGACACGCTGGTTGGTGCTGAATCGTGAGCTCATCCCCTTGATAAGCTACACAGTGGGCAGTGTGGGTCTGGCCATCATGACCCTCATGAACATTGTGCTCTTCTACCGACTGCTGCGCACTGACTTCCTCAAGTCCAGCCGCGAAAAGGAGGTCAAGAAGGACAAGGACATGTAAGAGGTGGCGGAAAGCACTCGTCATTGTTTAAATTACACCACTGTCA includes:
- the tlcd2 gene encoding TLC domain-containing protein 2; translated protein: MDLHSVVLTTSASVGFFKLVNYGLGKLPLPETAKRNTWKWRNVSTSFVHSFITGVWSVLCFCVHPQMAKDLIETHSVFSHSLVCVSIGYFMYDFFDMVFNQKINQSWELLFHHTVVITCFGISVLTCRYVGFAVVALLVEINSIFLHLRQMLRMANISKSTAYRVNSMINLGTYVVFRINTLAWMTRWLVLNRELIPLISYTVGSVGLAIMTLMNIVLFYRLLRTDFLKSSREKEVKKDKDM